The Brachionichthys hirsutus isolate HB-005 chromosome 1, CSIRO-AGI_Bhir_v1, whole genome shotgun sequence genome has a window encoding:
- the selenos gene encoding selenoprotein S — protein MDDDVEIADVSSDDFPDVVKNAPVRNQDLSSLSAIVQDVLSQYGWILLAVTLLVYLLIQHIKGRSSQRDSGSAPGAQPDTEHVARKHEAMEAVRRKMQEELDAKAAVFKEKQKQVEEERRKQKIEMWDNLQQGKSFKGPGTPSQAADEASSSTAGLKAKTDKKPLRSADYNPLTGQGGGTCSWRPGRRGPSSGG, from the exons ATGGACGACGACGTAGAGATCGCAGATGTTAGCAGCGATGACTTCCCGGATGTGGTGAAGAACGCGCCCGTCAGAAACCAAGACCTCAGCTCCCTGAGCGCCATTG TGCAAGACGTCCTGTCCCAGTACGGGTGGATCCTGCTGGCGGTGACGCTTCTGGTCTACCTGCTGATCCAGCACATCAAGGGGCGATCCAGCCAGAGGGACAGCGGCTCCGCTCCAGGAGCACAGCCAG ACACCGAACATGTCGCCAGAAAACACGAAGCGATGGAAGCAGTTCGGAGAAAGATGCAAGAGGAGCTGGATGCCAAAGCAGCCGTGTTcaaggagaagcagaaacag gtagaggaggagaggaggaagcagaagaTAGAGATGTGGGATAATCTGCAGCAGGGAAAGAGTTTCAAAGGACCTGGAACACCTTCTCAG GCAGCGGACGAAGCCAGCTCGTCCACAGCCGGGCTGAAAGCCAAGACGGACAAGAAGCCGCTCCGCAGCGCGG ATTACAACCCCCTGACTGGACAGGGGGGGGGAACCTGCTCCTGGAGACCTGGTAGGAGAGGACCGTCGTCGGGGGGATGA